A single region of the Agromyces sp. Leaf222 genome encodes:
- the ccsB gene encoding c-type cytochrome biogenesis protein CcsB, which produces MAVYAIAFIAYAIDLARRSAVAASAADAAAAASLASSATPATVGAPATVGAPATAGARVSGASGAGAAAGAPSKGGRAAASVARAGGASVAYGRSPSLRVGVAMTVLAWALHLAADITRGLAAGRVPWANMYEFALTGTLIITSVYLLVLVVSKHDLRFLGTFITGLVLVLLGIATVNFYVSVVPLPPALQSAWLVIHVFVATSAVGFLALGFALSVVQLMQSRRETMLATAKQVRRSFLATLPDSATLENLAYRVTIIGFILWTFTLMAGAIWAEAAWGRYWGWDTKEVWTFIIWVVYAGYIHARATRGWRGSRSAWLAIIGFSTVMFNFTVVNLFFKGLHAYSGL; this is translated from the coding sequence ATGGCCGTCTACGCGATCGCGTTCATCGCCTACGCGATCGACCTCGCGCGCCGCTCGGCGGTCGCCGCCAGTGCGGCGGATGCCGCGGCCGCGGCGTCGCTCGCATCCTCGGCGACCCCAGCCACCGTGGGCGCCCCGGCGACCGTGGGGGCTCCCGCCACCGCAGGTGCCCGCGTGTCGGGCGCTTCGGGCGCCGGCGCGGCGGCGGGCGCACCGTCGAAGGGCGGCCGCGCCGCGGCATCCGTCGCCCGGGCCGGAGGCGCGTCGGTGGCCTACGGCCGCTCGCCGTCGCTGCGAGTGGGCGTCGCCATGACCGTGCTGGCGTGGGCGCTGCACCTCGCCGCCGACATCACCCGCGGCCTCGCGGCCGGGCGGGTGCCGTGGGCGAACATGTACGAGTTCGCGCTCACCGGAACCCTCATCATCACGAGCGTCTACCTGCTCGTGCTCGTCGTCTCGAAGCACGACCTGCGGTTCCTCGGCACGTTCATCACCGGCCTCGTGCTCGTGCTGCTCGGCATCGCGACCGTGAACTTCTACGTCAGCGTCGTGCCCCTGCCGCCGGCACTGCAGTCGGCCTGGCTCGTCATCCACGTGTTCGTGGCGACCTCGGCGGTCGGGTTCCTCGCGCTCGGCTTCGCGCTCTCGGTCGTGCAGCTCATGCAGTCGCGCCGCGAGACGATGCTCGCCACGGCGAAGCAGGTCAGGCGGTCGTTCCTCGCGACGCTGCCCGACTCGGCGACGCTCGAGAACCTGGCCTACCGCGTCACCATCATCGGCTTCATCCTCTGGACCTTCACCCTCATGGCCGGCGCCATCTGGGCCGAGGCCGCCTGGGGCCGCTACTGGGGCTGGGACACCAAGGAGGTGTGGACCTTCATCATCTGGGTGGTCTACGCCGGCTACATCCACGCGCGTGCGACCCGCGGCTGGCGCGGTTCGCGTTCGGCCTGGCTCGCGATCATCGGCTTCTCGACGGTCATGTTCAACTTCACCGTCGTCAACCTGTTCTTCAAGGGTCTGCACGCGTACTCGGGTCTCTGA
- a CDS encoding AAA family ATPase has protein sequence MELQRLLERERELDELISGARASLAGRGEVLLVHGEAGIGKSSLVQALRTDPPSGCRVLVGSCDALATPRTLGPLRDLIPFVGERLAAALRAGDREEVFDALRDELAGAPGTVLVIEDVHWADEATLDALTFVARRVETLPVLVVLTYRDDEIDHGHPLARLLGDLHVNVRHLAVPRLSPGAVAAIAVDRGLDPKQVFDLTQGNPYFVGELVASADAVHVPRSVVDAVTGRLHRLPVEARGQVEQLAVIPSAVASAEVARLVPGGAAALGAAEERGLLTVRPDGVAFRHELTRRAIVDAMPAARRIELNARVLAVLLELDADPARIVSHAVEAGDGEVVAAWAPRAARDAAASGAHRQAAVHFRAALEHASALDPVERVDLMQAYAIELYTLGADQEAVAVQAEVLDARRTAGDATALGASLRWASRFHWLAGQRAEAEATAREASACLTNSTDRALFALALSNEAQLAMLAHDLSRALELAPRAVAIARETGDRRALSHSLNNLGTARLLLNDEAGVAELTEAAEVAAAANLMDDAARAHVNLVWSLLDQYRIDLAERHLDAALEFSERAEVMGLWTYQKVEHARLHLARGEWDEALAAAAYGREALPHAHCVALTVIGTVQVRRGDPQGEETLREALAVATRLGELQRTGPVAAAMAEAALLRGSASEALAVVGPAHAEAVRLGAVNQTAELAVLRRRAGVADAADTMPPDLDHPAAVQARGDWRRAADLWHAAGAPYHEADALAESPHDDDLLEALAILDRLGAVPLARQVRAELRARGVRGIPRGPAGTTRRNPEGLTDRQLGVLVLLVEGLTNAEIAERLVVSVRTVDSHVAAILMKLDVPTRQDAVLAARRLGMLSA, from the coding sequence ATGGAGCTGCAGAGGCTGCTGGAACGCGAGCGCGAACTCGACGAGCTCATTTCCGGCGCGCGTGCGTCGCTGGCCGGGCGAGGCGAGGTGCTGCTCGTGCACGGCGAGGCCGGCATCGGCAAGTCGAGTCTCGTGCAGGCGCTCCGCACCGATCCGCCGAGCGGATGCCGCGTGCTGGTCGGGTCGTGCGACGCACTCGCCACGCCGCGAACCCTGGGCCCGCTGCGCGACCTGATCCCGTTCGTCGGGGAGCGCCTGGCGGCGGCGCTTCGCGCGGGCGATCGCGAGGAGGTCTTCGACGCGCTGCGCGACGAGCTCGCCGGGGCCCCGGGCACCGTGCTCGTGATCGAGGACGTGCACTGGGCCGATGAGGCGACGCTCGATGCCCTGACCTTCGTGGCCCGGCGGGTCGAGACGCTTCCGGTGCTCGTCGTGCTGACCTACCGCGACGACGAGATCGACCATGGGCATCCGCTCGCGCGCCTGCTCGGCGACCTGCATGTGAACGTGCGGCACCTCGCCGTTCCGCGGCTGTCGCCGGGGGCCGTCGCCGCCATTGCGGTCGATCGCGGCCTCGACCCGAAGCAGGTGTTCGACCTGACGCAGGGCAACCCGTACTTCGTCGGCGAACTCGTCGCGTCGGCGGATGCCGTGCACGTGCCGCGCTCGGTCGTCGACGCGGTCACGGGTCGGCTCCATCGCCTGCCGGTCGAGGCTCGAGGCCAGGTCGAGCAGCTCGCCGTGATCCCTTCGGCGGTCGCGAGTGCCGAGGTCGCGCGACTCGTGCCGGGGGGAGCCGCGGCGCTCGGCGCGGCCGAGGAGCGCGGACTGCTGACCGTGCGGCCCGACGGCGTCGCGTTCCGGCACGAGCTGACGCGCCGGGCGATCGTGGACGCGATGCCGGCCGCACGGCGCATCGAGCTGAACGCCCGCGTGCTCGCCGTGCTCCTCGAGCTCGACGCGGATCCCGCTCGCATCGTGTCGCACGCCGTCGAGGCCGGAGACGGCGAGGTCGTGGCCGCGTGGGCGCCGCGTGCCGCGCGCGATGCGGCGGCCAGCGGCGCCCATCGGCAGGCGGCGGTGCACTTCCGGGCGGCACTCGAGCACGCGTCGGCACTCGACCCGGTCGAACGCGTCGACCTCATGCAGGCCTACGCGATCGAGCTGTACACGCTCGGCGCCGACCAGGAGGCGGTGGCCGTGCAGGCGGAGGTCCTCGACGCGCGGCGGACGGCCGGGGACGCGACCGCGCTCGGCGCGAGCCTGCGCTGGGCGTCGCGGTTCCACTGGCTCGCCGGGCAGCGGGCCGAGGCCGAGGCAACGGCCCGTGAGGCATCCGCATGCCTCACGAACTCGACCGATCGCGCGCTGTTCGCGCTCGCGCTGAGCAACGAGGCGCAGCTCGCGATGCTCGCGCACGATCTGTCGCGCGCGCTCGAGCTGGCGCCGCGCGCGGTCGCGATCGCGCGGGAGACGGGCGACCGACGGGCACTGTCGCATTCGCTGAACAACCTCGGCACCGCCCGCCTGCTGTTGAACGACGAGGCGGGCGTCGCCGAGCTCACCGAGGCGGCCGAGGTCGCGGCGGCCGCGAACCTCATGGACGACGCGGCCCGCGCACACGTGAACCTCGTGTGGAGCCTGCTCGACCAGTACCGCATCGACCTCGCCGAGCGGCACCTCGACGCCGCCCTCGAGTTCTCGGAGCGCGCCGAGGTGATGGGGCTCTGGACCTACCAGAAGGTCGAGCACGCCAGGCTCCACCTCGCCCGCGGCGAGTGGGACGAAGCCCTCGCCGCTGCGGCCTACGGCCGCGAGGCGCTTCCGCACGCGCACTGCGTCGCGCTCACCGTCATCGGCACCGTGCAGGTGCGGCGGGGCGACCCGCAGGGTGAAGAGACCCTCCGCGAGGCACTCGCCGTGGCGACCAGGCTCGGGGAGTTGCAGCGAACGGGCCCGGTCGCCGCGGCCATGGCCGAGGCGGCGCTCCTGCGCGGGTCTGCGTCGGAGGCGCTCGCGGTCGTGGGGCCGGCCCATGCGGAGGCGGTGCGGCTGGGCGCCGTGAACCAGACGGCCGAGCTCGCCGTGCTGCGGCGGCGGGCCGGCGTCGCCGACGCCGCCGACACGATGCCGCCCGACCTCGACCACCCGGCCGCGGTCCAGGCGCGGGGAGACTGGCGGCGCGCCGCGGACCTGTGGCACGCGGCGGGTGCGCCCTACCACGAGGCCGACGCGCTCGCCGAGAGTCCGCACGACGACGACCTGCTCGAGGCGCTCGCGATCCTCGACCGGCTCGGCGCCGTGCCCCTCGCCCGTCAGGTCAGGGCCGAGCTGCGTGCCCGTGGCGTCCGCGGTATTCCGCGCGGCCCTGCCGGCACGACCAGGCGCAATCCGGAGGGGCTCACCGATCGCCAGCTCGGGGTGCTCGTGCTGCTCGTCGAAGGACTCACGAATGCCGAGATCGCCGAACGGCTGGTGGTCTCGGTGCGCACGGTCGACAGCCACGTCGCCGCGATCCTGATGAAGCTCGACGTGCCGACGCGGCAGGACGCGGTGCTCGCGGCTCGCCGGCTCGGGATGCTCTCGGCCTGA